CGCAACAGTCAAACGGTTACGACTGCGGCGTCTTTGCCATCCAGACCTTGGAGCAATTGAGCCGGCGTGATCCGCATATACCAATGCCGCCGCGTCTCGACGCAGCTGCATTTGAGCACGCGGCAAACCCTGCTGAATTGGAGCATCTGCGGGAGGAGCATGCGGAAGAGTACGCGTGGAATTTCTCGCAGCAAAATATGCAGTACCTGCGCCGACGGATGGCGTACGAGATTGGACAGCAAAAATTACTTGCGTAATTGGATACCCTAGCCTTCTGTGTAGTTGATCCGTATTACTTCCGAGCACCCTGTGCATGCCACATACTCGACCCCTCTCGCAGCGTCCTCGGTGTGCAAGGTATATTGCTGGCCGCACCGACATGGGTATACAAATTGAATTTGGGCGTCTTTTTGGACGGCATCCATCGCATCGAGGTCGACAACATCCGCAacacgaggcgctcgttGGTCGGGCTTCTGTTGTTGCAGGTATTTGGAACGCTTCTCTGTatatgctgcgcgcgcaacagGGTTGCGCAGTGTTTCGTACGCAACATTGAGCTGCCGCATCGCGTCTTCGCTGTCGTCTGCGTCTGTACCGATCTTATCGGGGTGGCGCTGCGGTGAGCTTCACTGGACGCGTACCAAGAGTGCGAGACGCAGATAAGACGCACGAATCTCGTCTGTGTCTGCGTCTTTGCGTACGTCCAAAATGGCGTACGCATCGAGCGCTGGGTCCATGGCGTTGGAAGAACTACACGCTATACAGAAGTGGAGGTGGGAAATTAGTCCCACGCAATGTTGTCTGCAAATTCGCGGATCGGCGAGCCAATGTGCTCCTTGACCAAATGACCCCTGCCTGTCGCTACATTGAGGATCATCTCGTTCACCGCAGCATTACCCAAAATATCCACATGATCAGCCGTGGACGGTCCACCGCGAATATCCAGCACGTCGGGCTCGTGTTTCACTTCGTGCGTAATGA
This region of Malassezia vespertilionis chromosome 9, complete sequence genomic DNA includes:
- a CDS encoding uncharacterized protein (EggNog:ENOG503NX7C; COG:I); translated protein: MDPALDAYAILDVRKDADTDEIHDSEDAMRQLNVAYETLRNPVARAAYTEKRSKYLQQQKPDQRAPRVADVVDLDAMDAVQKDAQIQFVYPCRCGQQYTLHTEDAARGVEYVACTGCSEVIRINYTEG